One genomic segment of Hevea brasiliensis isolate MT/VB/25A 57/8 chromosome 3, ASM3005281v1, whole genome shotgun sequence includes these proteins:
- the LOC110654579 gene encoding dirigent protein 22, with translation MAKNLHFLTSAMLILLILSTAKSENFSRKLSPDSQGLKKEKLTHLHFYLHDIVTSKNPTAIPITKPGITNSSTNFGEVFMADDPLTVEPDINSKLVGRAQGMYAFASQTEFGLLMVFNLVFSEGKYNGSTLSLLGHNAIFSGVREMPIVGGSKIFRFARGYALAKTHTIDLKTKNGIEEYNVYVLHY, from the coding sequence ATGGCCAAAAACCTCCATTTTCTCACTTCTGCAATGCTGATTCTCTTAATTCTTTCCAcagcaaaatctgaaaatttctcAAGAAAGTTATCTCCAGATTCACAAGGCCTCAAAAAGGAGAAACTAACCCACCTCCACTTCTACTTGCACGACATAGTCACAAGCAAAAACCCTACTGCAATCCCCATCACGAAGCCAGGAATTACAAACTCATCAACAAATTTTGGAGAGGTGTTCATGGCTGATGATCCCTTGACTGTAGAGCCTGACATCAACTCAAAGCTTGTAGGAAGAGCCCAAGGGATGTATGCTTTTGCCTCCCAAACTGAGTTTGGGTTACTAATGGTTTTCAACTTGGTGTTCTCGGAAGGCAAGTATAATGGAAGCACTCTCAGTCTTTTAGGCCATAATGCTATATTTTCAGGCGTCAGGGAGATGCCTATCGTTGGTGGAAGCAAGATTTTCAGATTCGCTCGTGGTTATGCTCTGGCAAAAACACACACAATTGATCTCAAAACTAAGAATGGTATTGAGGAGTATAATGTCTATGTCCTCCATTATTGA